The Pseudomonadota bacterium genome window below encodes:
- a CDS encoding tyrosine-type recombinase/integrase, whose product MNSRRGERPANVFTHRGKPVQRILIGSCRRVRKAFGLPQARVHDLKHTFGRRLRTAGVSFKVQQDLLGHRSGRMTTHYSAAELTRLIWAANTVCERKGNRPELVVLRRISVS is encoded by the coding sequence GTGAATTCACGACGGGGCGAACGCCCAGCCAATGTCTTCACCCATCGGGGCAAGCCGGTTCAAAGAATACTCATTGGCTCCTGTCGCCGGGTTCGAAAGGCATTTGGCCTCCCGCAGGCCCGGGTCCATGATTTGAAGCACACTTTCGGCCGCCGATTGAGGACCGCTGGAGTGAGTTTCAAAGTTCAGCAGGATCTACTGGGTCACCGTTCGGGTCGGATGACCACACACTATTCGGCGGCGGAGCTTACGAGGCTCATTTGGGCTGCCAACACGGTGTGCGAACGGAAAGGAAACCGCCCCGAATTGGTCGTTTTGAGACGAATTAGCGTGTCCTGA
- a CDS encoding DEAD/DEAH box helicase family protein yields MSFYTGDWDMPEQSRETLEAELNRIRAENHRLKKEIRELRKELGPPGPPSAPPESEPTCATGVTNQSGVEEKIRLFRSLFRGREDVYAVRWENQKGRAGYSPACGNEWHKTLCNKPRIKCGTCPNSQFLSITDRVIRDHLIGKKTLGVYPILADGSSWFLAIDFDKTSWRDDVVAFLESCEHFKVPAYVERSRSGDGAHVWIFFTHAVQASLARKIGSLILTRATAQRPGIGLESYDRFFPSQDTLPKGGFGNLIALPLQKRPREVGNSEFLSSQLETVDDQWAYLDRMKRVSSNEVERLIQQYDVGDSLLGVRGASVWSDELEDPGAGPNSQEEPDLQTTGAVPKTVNLVLANGLHIPKQGIPPSLQNALIRKAAFQNPEFYRAQAMRMSTYGKPRIISCAEDLDRTIVLPRGCLDAAVSILEDIKIEVVLKDQRNAGTPIDAKFQGCLRPEQDAAVRDLLAEETGLLCAPTAFGKTVVAAALIGERQRNTLILVHRRQLMDQWRERLTTFLDQPAGKIGQIGGGKRIQTLKIDIAVIQSLNRQGKVDPMVTQYGQVIVDEAHHVSAFSFESILKQVRAKYVLGLTATPTRKDGHHPIILMQCGPIRHRVPQQKQRQLAKLEYRLIPRYTDFVVPGNASEIGIQALYGKLAQDDQRNGQIFDDILQALDAGRTPLVLTERVRHAELLAEKLGRFAKNVVILRGGRSRKQAADALNQLGAVPDNQERLIIATGRYIGEGFDDARLDTLFLTMPISWKGTLQQYVGRLHRQYRGKEEVRVYDYVDLHSPILRKMYERRLRGYRSIGYTVANDT; encoded by the coding sequence GTGAGCTTCTACACCGGTGATTGGGACATGCCTGAGCAGTCACGAGAGACGCTTGAAGCTGAGCTAAATCGCATACGGGCTGAAAACCATCGGCTTAAGAAAGAGATCCGGGAACTCCGGAAGGAACTGGGGCCGCCCGGACCTCCCTCGGCGCCGCCTGAGAGCGAACCCACCTGCGCCACTGGCGTTACCAACCAATCGGGCGTGGAGGAGAAGATACGCTTATTTCGAAGTCTATTTCGAGGTCGTGAGGACGTGTATGCGGTTCGGTGGGAGAACCAGAAAGGTCGAGCTGGTTACTCGCCAGCATGCGGCAACGAATGGCACAAGACCCTGTGCAACAAACCCAGGATAAAGTGCGGGACCTGCCCTAACAGCCAATTTCTCTCTATTACCGATCGGGTGATTCGCGACCATTTGATTGGAAAAAAAACGCTCGGTGTGTATCCGATTCTGGCAGACGGTTCCTCTTGGTTCCTGGCGATCGACTTCGATAAGACATCTTGGCGAGATGACGTGGTTGCTTTCCTCGAGAGTTGCGAGCACTTCAAGGTACCGGCATACGTGGAGCGATCGCGCTCTGGTGATGGCGCACACGTATGGATCTTCTTCACCCACGCGGTGCAGGCGTCTCTGGCCAGAAAAATAGGCTCACTCATCCTGACACGCGCCACAGCTCAACGGCCTGGAATCGGCCTCGAGTCCTACGACCGCTTTTTCCCGAGCCAGGACACGCTGCCAAAAGGAGGATTCGGCAACCTGATCGCTTTGCCGCTGCAAAAACGTCCGAGAGAGGTCGGCAACAGCGAATTCCTGTCTAGTCAGCTTGAAACCGTCGACGACCAATGGGCCTATTTGGATCGTATGAAACGCGTTTCATCAAATGAGGTTGAACGCCTGATTCAGCAATATGACGTTGGTGACAGTCTGCTCGGTGTTCGCGGGGCCTCAGTATGGAGTGACGAACTCGAAGACCCAGGAGCTGGGCCGAATTCTCAAGAAGAGCCCGACCTCCAAACGACAGGGGCCGTTCCCAAAACGGTAAATCTGGTCCTGGCGAATGGTCTTCATATCCCGAAGCAAGGAATTCCCCCTAGCCTTCAGAACGCACTCATCCGTAAAGCGGCGTTTCAAAACCCGGAGTTCTACCGGGCGCAGGCAATGCGTATGTCAACGTACGGGAAGCCCAGAATTATCTCCTGTGCCGAAGACCTTGACCGGACAATCGTATTGCCCCGGGGTTGTTTGGATGCCGCAGTGTCAATACTGGAAGATATTAAGATCGAAGTCGTTCTCAAAGATCAGCGAAACGCGGGCACTCCCATTGACGCAAAGTTTCAGGGCTGCCTGCGCCCTGAGCAAGATGCGGCAGTTCGTGACTTGCTGGCTGAGGAAACGGGGCTTCTATGCGCACCCACCGCTTTTGGCAAGACCGTGGTCGCCGCCGCCTTAATCGGAGAAAGACAGCGAAACACCTTGATCCTCGTGCATCGACGCCAATTGATGGACCAGTGGCGCGAACGCCTGACCACATTTCTGGACCAGCCGGCGGGCAAGATCGGACAAATCGGCGGAGGGAAGCGCATCCAAACTTTAAAGATCGATATCGCTGTCATACAAAGCCTCAACCGGCAAGGAAAGGTCGACCCGATGGTCACACAATACGGTCAGGTTATCGTTGACGAGGCACACCACGTTTCCGCATTCAGCTTTGAATCGATTCTCAAGCAGGTCCGTGCGAAGTACGTTCTTGGTCTCACGGCGACGCCTACGCGAAAGGACGGACACCATCCCATCATCCTGATGCAGTGCGGCCCGATACGACACCGGGTTCCCCAACAGAAACAGCGGCAATTGGCAAAGCTCGAGTATCGGCTGATCCCCCGATACACCGATTTTGTCGTACCCGGCAACGCTAGCGAGATCGGCATTCAGGCTCTCTACGGGAAACTGGCCCAAGATGACCAAAGGAATGGCCAGATTTTCGACGACATCCTCCAGGCGCTCGACGCGGGACGGACGCCGCTTGTGCTGACAGAACGGGTGCGCCACGCGGAGTTGTTAGCTGAGAAGCTTGGGCGTTTCGCCAAGAACGTTGTAATTCTTCGCGGCGGTCGAAGTCGGAAGCAGGCCGCGGATGCACTCAATCAGCTCGGCGCAGTTCCAGACAACCAAGAGCGCCTGATTATTGCAACGGGCCGCTACATTGGAGAAGGGTTTGATGATGCAAGGCTCGACACTCTGTTCCTGACTATGCCCATCTCCTGGAAGGGGACTCTGCAACAGTACGTCGGCCGCCTTCATCGACAATATCGCGGTAAAGAAGAAGTCCGTGTTTACGACTACGTGGACCTGCACTCACCGATTCTCCGCAAGATGTACGAGCGAAGACTTCGGGGATATCGGTCAATTGGCTACACCGTTGCCAACGACACGTAG
- a CDS encoding nucleotidyl transferase AbiEii/AbiGii toxin family protein codes for MAKSQNNSPASIRQRLLNLARKKGQIFDVVLVGYGLERLLYRMSISEHRDAFVLKGGMLVTLWIGDQNRVTRDADFLCFGDPSEGHLLSVFSEVMSQQVEDGLVYDIENLTARTIREEQEYGGIRLKTVANLGKTRIPIVLDVGFGDATVAPDFTIEYPTLLDMPAVTIRAYPPASVVAEKFHAMITLGLVNSRMKDYYDLWAILSSQSVSQHELADAIAATFNRRKTEVPRAQPIGLSDQFSTDPQKAQQWAAYAASIGLEGLSLENATDLVWSRLAPACELLHR; via the coding sequence GTGGCTAAGAGCCAAAACAACTCGCCTGCGTCTATCAGACAGCGACTTCTAAACCTTGCACGAAAGAAAGGCCAGATATTTGATGTCGTTCTTGTAGGTTACGGCCTGGAGCGCCTGCTTTATCGAATGTCCATATCGGAGCACCGCGATGCATTCGTTCTGAAGGGTGGCATGTTGGTTACACTCTGGATTGGAGATCAGAATCGTGTAACTCGGGATGCTGACTTCCTATGTTTCGGCGATCCGTCCGAGGGGCACCTGCTATCTGTATTCTCTGAGGTGATGAGCCAGCAGGTGGAAGATGGACTGGTTTATGACATTGAGAACCTGACCGCCAGGACAATCCGTGAGGAACAGGAATACGGGGGTATCCGCCTCAAGACGGTCGCGAACCTGGGGAAGACTCGCATCCCCATAGTGCTTGATGTCGGATTCGGCGATGCGACCGTGGCTCCAGATTTCACGATTGAATATCCGACACTCCTCGACATGCCCGCTGTCACAATACGAGCCTACCCTCCAGCCAGTGTAGTAGCAGAAAAGTTCCACGCGATGATTACACTTGGGCTCGTCAACAGTCGCATGAAGGATTACTACGATCTTTGGGCCATACTGAGTTCTCAGTCCGTTTCTCAACACGAGTTGGCCGACGCCATAGCAGCGACCTTTAATCGGCGGAAGACCGAGGTCCCGAGGGCACAACCAATCGGTTTGTCGGATCAATTTTCCACGGATCCGCAAAAGGCCCAGCAGTGGGCCGCCTATGCTGCTTCGATCGGCCTGGAGGGGCTATCTCTCGAGAACGCGACAGATCTGGTCTGGAGTCGTTTAGCTCCAGCTTGTGAGCTTCTACACCGGTGA
- a CDS encoding type IV toxin-antitoxin system AbiEi family antitoxin domain-containing protein, translating to MTIATQQDRMIQLLEDNPLLRARDLRAAGIAASTIARATRAGTIVRAARGLYQLPNSELDLESALAEASMRVPRGIICMTSALAYHRLTDQMPRKVWLAIGAKDWEPSVDYPPIRIVRFRSPYLEYGVEHHLISGVDVPIYSIAKSLADAFRSRRFVDRSVAIECLRNALKERKATPAVIALTAKECGAWKQMQPYLEALTAGG from the coding sequence ATGACAATTGCAACGCAACAAGACCGCATGATTCAGCTACTCGAGGATAACCCGCTTCTGCGCGCCCGCGATCTTCGGGCTGCGGGTATTGCTGCATCTACGATTGCCCGGGCCACAAGGGCCGGCACGATCGTTCGCGCTGCGAGAGGCCTTTATCAGCTGCCCAACAGTGAACTGGACCTGGAATCAGCGCTAGCGGAGGCCTCAATGCGGGTGCCTAGAGGCATCATCTGCATGACCTCCGCACTCGCCTACCATCGCCTGACCGACCAGATGCCGCGCAAAGTCTGGCTGGCCATCGGTGCGAAGGACTGGGAACCGTCAGTAGATTACCCGCCAATTCGGATTGTCCGTTTTCGTTCACCGTATCTCGAGTACGGCGTTGAGCATCACCTTATTTCCGGTGTTGATGTTCCGATCTATTCGATTGCTAAATCACTGGCCGACGCATTTCGCAGCCGACGATTTGTCGACCGTTCTGTTGCCATAGAGTGTCTGCGAAACGCGCTTAAAGAGCGAAAAGCAACTCCTGCCGTGATCGCACTAACAGCCAAAGAGTGCGGCGCTTGGAAACAAATGCAGCCATATCTGGAAGCGTTGACTGCCGGTGGCTAA
- a CDS encoding BlaI/MecI/CopY family transcriptional regulator: protein MTLSEFELEVLQIFWEFGELSVPKVHEQVRSTRDVTYSTVKTIVDRLEGKGALSRVEQHGRTIIYAAAVDQDSVRRPMLKSFVERVFGADRSTLFSYLMEDNELSREEIAAIQKMVSEAQERRSK, encoded by the coding sequence ATGACGCTTTCGGAGTTTGAGCTTGAGGTACTGCAGATCTTTTGGGAATTCGGAGAGCTTTCGGTTCCGAAGGTTCATGAACAGGTTCGTAGTACTCGCGACGTTACCTACTCTACCGTCAAGACGATCGTCGACCGACTGGAGGGTAAGGGCGCGCTCTCTCGGGTGGAGCAGCATGGGCGGACCATCATTTATGCCGCGGCTGTGGATCAGGATAGCGTTCGGCGTCCGATGCTGAAGAGCTTTGTTGAACGGGTTTTTGGTGCTGATAGGTCGACGCTTTTTTCCTATCTCATGGAGGACAATGAACTATCGCGGGAAGAAATCGCCGCGATCCAGAAGATGGTTAGCGAAGCCCAAGAGAGGCGAAGCAAATGA
- a CDS encoding M56 family metallopeptidase — protein sequence MITWLSLNCSISVITLLVVRLLKNAPAQIGFFAACVALACWCLPLQPIVVTEAPQMVTDYDIVPIGPALLESTVPVQATSEVDFWPIALLSSAFIGLLVLCFRGWQSMILVRRLHMQSRPVAAEGLPPPFAVSASRIRVVPGRTAMTSGLFRPTVWIGEELLARPEVESVLAHELTHAKRLDNIWVLAIEMVRHALWWNPLVWVLADLARTRLEMSCDEASATKLAAGHYLRQVTQLAQFLPTQNAFGASAIAGRKAIVDRIEHLASHPRLTARHLAVIGAALALLISVVLQAEERQPSPLGKSASTSLSIADDGSYELNLDNAHYGAAIQMLASLGRLHVLAHPEINHHRITVTIVGTTENWMDGVNALLNANPDFSDRFGVAREGENLLLAAKELLEPENRTWLGVALIMGHMKPAPDDLSLPRVSADLLVRIDDIEMQRPDLLLVNKNWFGVRQAGFEVNVKPTILEGDQILIEFRISEIDSGKLVATPSLLTLPEKDAIVEIGTDETVIRVEVTPRLLTSA from the coding sequence ATGATTACCTGGCTCTCGTTGAACTGCTCGATCAGCGTAATCACCCTGCTGGTAGTCAGGCTGCTGAAAAACGCACCGGCGCAGATTGGATTTTTCGCTGCTTGTGTGGCTCTTGCTTGCTGGTGTCTCCCGCTACAGCCAATTGTTGTGACTGAGGCGCCACAGATGGTCACAGACTACGACATCGTGCCCATCGGTCCAGCGCTACTAGAATCCACGGTGCCAGTGCAAGCGACTAGTGAAGTCGACTTCTGGCCTATCGCGCTGCTGTCGTCAGCCTTCATTGGACTTCTGGTTCTGTGCTTTAGAGGTTGGCAGAGCATGATTCTGGTGCGGCGTCTGCATATGCAAAGTCGGCCAGTAGCCGCCGAGGGTTTGCCACCGCCATTCGCGGTGTCCGCCAGTCGTATCAGGGTCGTACCTGGCCGGACTGCGATGACGTCAGGGCTCTTTCGGCCAACTGTCTGGATTGGCGAGGAGCTCCTAGCGAGACCCGAAGTTGAATCAGTCCTGGCCCATGAACTTACCCATGCAAAGCGGCTGGATAATATTTGGGTTCTCGCGATAGAAATGGTCCGTCATGCTCTGTGGTGGAACCCGCTAGTTTGGGTTCTGGCCGACCTGGCCAGGACGCGACTCGAAATGTCATGCGATGAGGCGAGCGCTACCAAGCTGGCGGCGGGCCACTACCTGCGACAGGTGACCCAGCTCGCACAGTTTTTGCCGACCCAAAACGCGTTCGGTGCGTCTGCCATTGCCGGTCGGAAAGCCATTGTGGACCGAATCGAACACCTTGCGTCCCACCCCAGACTCACGGCCCGACATCTTGCGGTGATCGGAGCGGCGCTGGCCCTACTAATCTCCGTGGTTTTGCAGGCTGAGGAAAGGCAACCGTCGCCGTTGGGGAAATCAGCGAGCACTTCGCTTTCAATCGCGGATGACGGTAGTTACGAGCTTAATCTTGATAACGCTCACTATGGTGCTGCGATTCAGATGCTGGCAAGTCTTGGGCGGCTCCACGTGCTCGCCCATCCTGAGATTAATCACCATAGAATCACCGTAACGATTGTCGGTACAACGGAGAATTGGATGGACGGTGTTAATGCGCTTCTTAACGCCAACCCTGATTTTAGTGACCGATTTGGTGTTGCCAGAGAAGGTGAAAACCTTTTGCTAGCCGCCAAAGAGTTACTTGAGCCCGAGAACCGGACATGGCTGGGCGTCGCCTTAATTATGGGACATATGAAACCAGCTCCCGATGATCTGTCGCTGCCGAGAGTTTCAGCGGATCTCTTGGTAAGAATCGACGATATCGAAATGCAGCGACCTGATTTACTGCTCGTCAATAAGAACTGGTTCGGAGTCCGCCAGGCTGGTTTCGAAGTCAACGTCAAACCCACGATCCTGGAAGGTGACCAGATCCTCATCGAATTTCGAATTAGCGAGATCGATTCAGGAAAACTCGTCGCCACGCCTTCTTTACTCACGCTTCCGGAGAAAGATGCGATTGTGGAGATTGGTACGGATGAGACAGTAATCCGTGTCGAAGTGACGCCCCGGCTTCTTACCTCGGCGTAA
- a CDS encoding site-specific integrase — protein sequence MGRKKTPGLVKRSGIWHIDKRIEGLRVCQSTGSAELAEAQRYLARLSETIRSAKVYGVRPDRTFEQAAIKFVRENQHKRSLNRDICCLKQLMPFIGDLPINRIHRGTLDPWIDHRREEGRATGTINHGLKVVRRILNLAEYEWFDEQGLTWLDRAPRIKLLPDTNKRQPYPLNWDEQQQLFSQLPSHLAEMALFAVNTGCRDSEICRLRWDWEVKVPQLDTFVFIVPGSFVKNGDERLIVLNNIARSVVNSRRGKHPYNVFTHRGKPVQRMLNSSWCRVRKAVGLPQVRVHDLKHTFGRRLRAAGVSFEDRQDLLGHRSDRMTTHYSAAELTRLIEAANTVCERKGNRPELVVLRRISVS from the coding sequence ATGGGACGCAAAAAGACACCCGGTCTTGTCAAGAGATCGGGGATTTGGCACATCGACAAACGGATCGAAGGGCTCAGAGTTTGCCAAAGCACTGGCTCAGCTGAACTCGCCGAAGCGCAGCGATACTTAGCCAGGCTATCCGAGACGATTCGCAGCGCCAAGGTCTACGGCGTCAGGCCGGATAGAACGTTCGAGCAGGCGGCGATCAAATTTGTTCGTGAGAACCAGCACAAGCGGTCACTCAACCGAGACATCTGTTGTCTCAAGCAACTGATGCCGTTCATCGGGGATCTGCCAATCAACCGCATTCATCGCGGCACACTCGATCCATGGATCGATCATCGACGAGAGGAGGGTAGGGCAACCGGAACAATAAACCACGGTTTGAAAGTGGTTCGGCGTATCTTGAATCTCGCCGAATACGAATGGTTCGACGAACAGGGTCTAACCTGGTTGGACCGCGCGCCACGAATCAAGCTGCTTCCCGATACCAACAAGCGACAGCCGTATCCGCTGAACTGGGACGAGCAACAACAGCTGTTTTCACAGCTTCCGTCACATCTCGCGGAGATGGCGCTATTTGCGGTCAATACTGGCTGCCGAGACAGCGAGATTTGTCGTTTGCGCTGGGATTGGGAAGTGAAGGTTCCACAGCTGGATACCTTTGTGTTCATTGTTCCAGGAAGTTTCGTAAAAAACGGCGACGAACGGCTGATTGTCTTGAACAACATTGCCCGCTCGGTGGTGAATTCACGACGGGGCAAACACCCCTACAATGTCTTCACCCATCGAGGCAAGCCGGTACAAAGGATGCTCAATAGCTCCTGGTGCAGGGTTCGAAAAGCCGTTGGACTCCCGCAGGTTCGGGTCCATGATTTGAAGCACACTTTCGGCCGCCGATTGAGGGCCGCTGGAGTGAGTTTCGAAGATCGGCAGGATCTACTGGGTCACCGTTCGGATCGCATGACCACACACTACTCGGCGGCGGAGCTTACGAGGCTCATTGAGGCTGCCAATACGGTGTGCGAACGGAAAGGAAACCGCCCCGAATTGGTCGTTTTGAGACGAATTAGCGTGTCCTGA
- a CDS encoding NAD(P)-binding domain-containing protein, which produces MRIRCLLAIGACVCVLLPLSATAATIAVIGTGDVAGALGPRFAELGHTIVYGSRDPAAEKAQQLVSRTAAASVSAPADAVKGAEIVVLAVPAGVVVSVAQSLGDLAGKVIIDPTNAFSFTENRLVVAKSLEPVAVSLQNAIPGARVVKAFHVLNWRVMVEPELAGGPMTIPMVGDDNAAKATVAELAHGMGFHTIDLGPVRYARELEGLLVLWFNARLNGQPFNYYFRPEPARSN; this is translated from the coding sequence ATGAGAATCCGTTGCCTGCTCGCCATTGGCGCCTGCGTTTGCGTCCTTTTGCCCCTTTCTGCGACCGCTGCCACGATCGCTGTTATCGGAACCGGTGATGTGGCGGGAGCCCTTGGCCCTCGCTTTGCTGAACTCGGCCACACCATCGTTTATGGGTCCCGCGATCCGGCGGCCGAAAAGGCTCAGCAGCTGGTTTCACGAACTGCGGCTGCTTCCGTGAGCGCGCCCGCGGACGCGGTCAAGGGCGCCGAGATTGTGGTGTTGGCGGTTCCCGCTGGTGTGGTAGTTTCGGTGGCGCAGTCTCTCGGAGACCTCGCAGGCAAGGTCATCATCGACCCGACCAATGCTTTTAGCTTTACCGAAAACCGGCTGGTGGTTGCAAAATCGCTCGAGCCGGTCGCCGTTTCTTTACAAAACGCAATTCCCGGCGCGCGCGTTGTTAAGGCATTTCATGTATTGAACTGGCGGGTCATGGTCGAGCCGGAGCTGGCCGGCGGCCCAATGACCATTCCGATGGTGGGGGACGACAATGCCGCCAAAGCGACCGTCGCTGAGCTGGCCCATGGCATGGGGTTTCACACGATCGACCTGGGGCCGGTCCGCTATGCGCGTGAACTGGAAGGACTGCTGGTGCTGTGGTTTAACGCTCGGCTCAACGGACAACCGTTCAACTACTATTTCCGTCCCGAGCCCGCGCGCTCTAACTGA
- a CDS encoding oxidative damage protection protein, giving the protein MARTVNCVLMGEEGEGLDRVPYPGELGQRIYDQVCKQAWSQWLAHQTMLINENRWTPINPDHRKLLEREMEDFFFGSGGARPAGYVPPE; this is encoded by the coding sequence ATGGCAAGAACGGTAAATTGTGTGTTGATGGGTGAAGAGGGTGAAGGGCTTGATCGGGTGCCCTACCCCGGCGAGCTCGGCCAGCGAATCTACGACCAGGTGTGTAAACAAGCCTGGAGCCAGTGGCTCGCCCATCAAACGATGCTGATCAACGAAAACCGCTGGACGCCAATCAATCCTGATCACCGCAAGCTGCTGGAACGGGAGATGGAGGACTTTTTCTTCGGTTCAGGCGGCGCCAGGCCTGCCGGCTACGTTCCCCCCGAGTGA
- the mutY gene encoding A/G-specific adenine glycosylase, whose amino-acid sequence MDSFAQKLLAWHKVHGRHDLPWQHPRTAYRVWLSEVMLQQTQVATVIGYFERFIERFPTLPHLAAATDDEVMALWAGLGYYSRARNLHKTARRCVAEHNGDLPTDIDELIKLPGIGRSTAGAILAQAHGMPYPILDGNAKRVLARYHAVAGWPGKSDVLKTLWSLAELHTPTEQVTDYTQAIMDLGASLCRGRQPDCGACPLSSGCQARADGNPAGYPGKKPKRKIPQRSALLSVCISDEGSVLLEKRPPSGIWGGLWSLPMNDSEPADVTADAPVIHHTFTHFKLAMTPVLVEPARHDAVSDRQTRWCGAEEVAQLGLPRPVQSFLDEFFSGMVTWQER is encoded by the coding sequence ATGGACTCGTTTGCTCAGAAGCTGCTGGCCTGGCACAAGGTGCACGGTCGGCACGATCTGCCGTGGCAGCACCCCAGAACGGCTTACCGGGTATGGCTATCGGAGGTCATGCTGCAGCAGACGCAGGTGGCTACCGTAATCGGTTACTTCGAGCGCTTCATCGAGCGTTTTCCCACCCTGCCCCACCTGGCAGCCGCAACTGACGACGAGGTCATGGCACTGTGGGCCGGCCTCGGCTACTACAGCCGCGCCCGCAATCTGCACAAAACCGCGCGGCGCTGCGTGGCCGAACACAACGGTGACCTGCCGACGGACATCGACGAGCTCATCAAGCTCCCGGGGATCGGGCGCTCAACGGCCGGGGCGATTCTCGCGCAGGCCCACGGCATGCCCTATCCAATTTTGGACGGCAATGCCAAGCGGGTGCTTGCACGCTATCACGCCGTGGCTGGCTGGCCTGGGAAGTCCGACGTGCTGAAAACGCTTTGGAGCCTGGCGGAGCTGCACACACCGACGGAGCAGGTCACCGACTATACCCAGGCCATCATGGACCTGGGGGCGAGCCTGTGCCGGGGGCGTCAGCCGGACTGCGGCGCCTGCCCGCTGTCTTCCGGATGTCAGGCTCGTGCCGATGGAAATCCGGCCGGTTACCCCGGTAAAAAACCTAAACGCAAGATCCCCCAACGCAGCGCGTTGCTCAGCGTGTGCATTTCCGACGAGGGCTCCGTCCTGCTCGAGAAACGACCACCGTCGGGCATCTGGGGCGGTTTGTGGAGCCTTCCGATGAACGACAGCGAACCGGCTGACGTGACCGCTGACGCGCCCGTGATCCATCACACCTTCACGCACTTTAAGCTCGCGATGACGCCGGTACTGGTTGAGCCAGCCCGCCACGACGCCGTGTCGGACAGGCAAACCCGCTGGTGTGGTGCGGAAGAAGTTGCGCAACTTGGCCTGCCTCGGCCTGTACAATCCTTTCTGGATGAATTTTTCAGCGGCATGGTGACATGGCAAGAACGGTAA
- the ftsY gene encoding signal recognition particle-docking protein FtsY: MFGFGKKDKAQEGSAPAGATPLEKQLEKPRAGFGKRLRQMFSFGRKIDDELLEELETLLLTADVGAETTTAIIDDLTGRVKRKELDDSERLMTALRELLIQRLTPVAKPLEPATTDSPFVIMVVGVNGAGKTTTIGKLAQRLGGEGKSVLLAAGDTFRAAAVEQLKTWGERISVPVIAQSTGSDSASVCFDGLQAAKARGVDVMIADTAGRLHTQSNLMEELKKIKRVMGKLDPSAPHEVLLVLDGTAGQNALNQAADFGEAVGVTGLVVTKLDGTAKGGMVFALAQKLGVPIRFIGVGERAADLRVFEPEAFVDALL; encoded by the coding sequence ATGTTTGGATTCGGTAAAAAAGACAAAGCACAAGAGGGCTCCGCACCCGCCGGCGCCACGCCCTTGGAAAAGCAGCTGGAAAAGCCGCGGGCAGGTTTTGGCAAGCGCCTGCGGCAGATGTTCTCTTTTGGTCGCAAGATCGACGACGAGCTGCTGGAGGAGCTGGAAACACTCCTACTGACCGCCGACGTCGGCGCGGAGACGACCACTGCCATCATCGACGACCTCACCGGACGAGTTAAGCGTAAGGAGCTGGACGATTCCGAGCGGCTGATGACCGCGCTTCGAGAGCTCCTGATTCAGCGCCTGACACCCGTCGCCAAGCCGCTCGAACCGGCCACCACGGACAGCCCTTTTGTGATCATGGTGGTCGGGGTCAACGGCGCCGGCAAAACCACCACCATCGGCAAACTGGCTCAGCGGCTAGGGGGCGAGGGCAAAAGCGTGCTGCTCGCTGCCGGCGACACCTTTCGGGCGGCCGCCGTGGAACAGCTCAAGACCTGGGGCGAGCGCATCAGCGTGCCCGTGATCGCGCAGAGCACAGGCTCCGACTCGGCCTCGGTCTGTTTCGACGGCCTGCAGGCGGCTAAGGCGAGAGGTGTGGATGTCATGATCGCCGACACCGCGGGTCGGCTGCATACGCAGTCCAACCTGATGGAAGAGCTCAAGAAAATTAAGCGCGTCATGGGCAAGCTGGATCCAAGTGCCCCCCACGAGGTCCTGCTGGTGCTCGACGGCACCGCTGGCCAGAACGCCCTCAATCAGGCCGCCGACTTCGGCGAAGCTGTGGGCGTCACTGGCCTGGTTGTCACCAAGCTCGACGGCACCGCCAAAGGCGGGATGGTCTTCGCCCTTGCGCAGAAGCTCGGCGTGCCGATCCGGTTTATCGGGGTCGGCGAGCGTGCAGCCGACCTTCGCGTTTTCGAGCCGGAGGCGTTTGTCGACGCCCTCCTCTAG